A stretch of Lathyrus oleraceus cultivar Zhongwan6 chromosome 6, CAAS_Psat_ZW6_1.0, whole genome shotgun sequence DNA encodes these proteins:
- the LOC127094906 gene encoding uncharacterized protein LOC127094906 — MARQSDTSSYTTMSDSHSTESHHPTREDPVVDAATSSHARRPKETILSGNRDVPGVSVPLNTIIPDIAACQDKAVVLRKNVTDNVEQPDAHEGSKVEKPSGKVRSEKANVTQSVEDNPRAETINVEELSDNELLATVVPRIAKRVRTRREKKAVELKSPSKEVGATNPHKQPESESTHKRKSYGPTKAWSKEVPKKLKTKAVVVESESDAPCDVTASMSRKKPSSSRLATSVPEVPIDNHVPDIVLTSGETSKAGNQPDKADVITVLKETCKELGARKHALEQLILQLESTAEDTDGAEGQMAEEEEEASSEEEADEEADDEAED, encoded by the exons ATGGCTCGTCAATCAGACACCTCCTCGTACACCACCATGTCTGATTCTCACAGCACCGAGTCTCACCACCCTACCCGGGAGGATCCAGTTGTGGACGCAgcaacttcgtcccatgcaagaagacctaaggaaacG ATACTATCTGGCAATCGAgatgttcctggggtttctgttcccttgaacacaaTCATTCCTGACATTGCTGCATGTCAAGATAAAGCTGTTGTGTTGAGAAAAAATGTCACTGACAATGTTGAGCAACCAGATGCTCATGAGGGATCAAAGGTTGAAAAACCCTCAGGCAAAGTAAGAAGTGAGAAGGCCAATGTTACTCAAAGTGTTGAGGACAATCCTAGGGCTGAGACGATTAACGTGGAAGAGCTCTCAGACAATGAACTTCTGGCTACAGTTGTCCCTAGGATAGCCAAGAGAGTCAGGACCAGAAGGGAGAAAAAGGCTGTGGAGCTGAAGTCCCCCTCCAAGGAGGTTGGTGCAACAAATCCTCACAAGCAACCAGAGTCAGAGAGTACACACAAGAGGAAAAGCTATGGTCCTACAAaagcttggagcaaagaggtgcctaAGAAGTTGAAGACCAAAGCTGTGGTGGTTGAGTCTGAATCTGATGCCCCATGTGATGTCACAGcatccatgtccaggaagaaACCCTCTTCCAGTAGGTTGGCAACCAGTGTCCCAGAAGTtcccattgacaat catgtccctgacattgtcttGACATCGGGAGAGACTTCCAAAGCTGGCAACCAACCAGACAAAGCTGATGTTATTACAGTTCTCAAAGAGACCTGCAAAGAGCTGGGAGCTAGAAAGCATGCACTGGAACAGCTCATCTTGCAGCTGGAGTCTACTGCTGAGGACACGGATGGAGCTGAAGGGCAAATGGCTGAGGAGGAGGAAGAGGCCAGCTCTGAAGAGGAGGCTGatgaggaggctgatgatgaggcaGAGGATTAA
- the LOC127097745 gene encoding uncharacterized protein LOC127097745, producing MRIVSQEWKLSLTILVLALLSCTPFSSAVSRKTNKNINTNVFMSPKIELSPGSVSNKLYFDVDFPRGHISLKSFNAELVDDAGNSIPLSQTYLHHWIFLRYHQPKNVTHNSQSGITFVRNSGFCQENVFGQYFGLGSETRGTNTYIPDPYGIEVGNPSEIPKGYVEKWMFNIHAIDTRGVEDKLGCIECKCDLYNVTKDEDGVALSPNYKGGLQCCPDNSKCKMLKGFLGKKRSIYLKYTVMWMTWESFIVPAKIYIIDATDVLKISHNSKGKSLEHDCKIEYEVEPCSKSNVNGSDCVDVKRSSFPMQKGGYFIYGVGHMHVGSIGTTLYGKDGKVICSSIPIYGNRSEAGNEKGYVVGMSTCYPQLGSIKIHDGETLTLEAKYNNTIRHSGVMGLFYFLVAEKLPHHHL from the exons ATGAGGATTGTGTCTCAAGAATGGAAGCTTTCATTGACAATACTAGTACTAGCGTTGTTGTCATGCACGCCATTCTCATCAGCTGTTTCTAGGAAGACTAATAAAAACATTAACACAAATGTTTTTATGTCTCCTAAGATTGAACTAAGTCCCGGATCTGTTTCAAACAAATTAtattttgatgttgattttccaAGAGGCCATATTTCACTCAAGAGTTTCAATGCTGAACTAGTTGACGATGCAGGAAATTCTATACCTCTCTCTCAAACTTATCTACACCATTGGATATTTCTAAGATATCACCAACCAAAAAATGTGACACACAATAGCCAATCCGGTATTACTTTTGTGAGAAATAGTGGATTTTGCCAAGAGAATGTTTTTGGACAATACTTTGGTCTTGGATCTGAAACAAGAGGCACAAATACATATATTCCAGACCCTTATGGGATAGAAGTTGGTAATCCTTCTGAAATTCCAAAAGGGTATGTGGAGAAGTGGATGTTTAATATTCATGCTATTGATACAAGGGGTGTGGAAGATAAGCTGGGGTGCATTGAGTGTAAGTGTGACTTGTATAATGTTACAAAAGATGAAGATGGTGTAGCTTTGAGTCCAAATTATAAAGGAGGTTTGCAATGTTGTCCTGATAATAGTAAGTGCAAGATGTTGAAAGGGTTTTTAGGTAAAAAAAGAAGTATTTATTTGAAATACACAGTTATGTGGATGACTTGGGAGAGCTTTATTGTGCCTGCCAAGATTTATATAATTGATGCAACTGATGTTTTGAAGATATCACATAACTCTAAAGGAAAGAGTCTGGAGCATGATTGCAAGATAGAATATGAAGTTGAACCTTGCAGCAAAAGTAATGTGAATGGTAGTGATTGTGTTGATGTGAAGAGATCAAGTTTCCCAATGCAAAAGGGTGGCTATTTCATATATGGAGTTGGTCATATGCATGTAGGTTCAATTGGAACAACTCTATATGGAAAG GATGGGAAGGTTATATGTAGTTCAATCCCAATATACGGAAATAGAAGTGAAGCAGGAAATGAGAAAGGATATGTTGTAGGAATGTCCACCTGTTACCCTCAGTTAGGCTCTATCAAGATACATGATGGTGAAACTTTAACTCTAGAAGCTAAATACAACAACACCATAAGACACTCTGGAGTAATGGGACTTTTCTACTTCCTGGTGGCAGAAAAGCTACCACACCACCATCTTTAA